Below is a genomic region from Castanea sativa cultivar Marrone di Chiusa Pesio chromosome 2, ASM4071231v1.
CGGTCACTAGGGATTACCTTAGAGCCTTTAGGTTAGCTCCTACCTAGTGCGCCccaaatatgtttaggattttaaGTTCTATAGATGCACTCAATGAAAAGATGGGTTTGGGACTCACCCATCATGACGTTAACTGGAATTACAATCTTCACCACCTAAAAAGGCAGGGatattacttaaaatctagGTATCCTGAGGTTAGACTCATCCAATGCCTCCCTGACCCCAACAAGAGTCtaaaaaaagactttttgaTCATATCTGGGGATTGGCACAATGGCCTCCCCTGTTCGACAAGGGAAGGGGAACCAAGTGAGGCTCTGGGTTCAGATAAACTACTTATAATCaccctctcttctttttctttaatttaggtctatatagaaatattttcttgatttcatcttgtttttcttggtAATTTTGTAGACCAACACGCGACCATATGCCACTTCGGCCTTGTCAATCacgcaaaattggatgaaataTTGAAGGCAGAAGTATTCGTACATACCAATAACCAACTCCGAGCAGCACATTTGATCATTGGCTACAATCCCATCTTCAAATCTTTCCaagcgccgaagtgcgtgattagAGTGAAAGATCCACGCTTGCACCCGATAAGTGTTGCTGCTAAGGGTTTTCTTCTCTCTAAAGGCATTCCTATTCCTCAAGGCACCCTCGTCACACAACCCATACTTGACAATATCCCCCTAATTCCTTTTCCATCCCAACACACAGCAGGTGAGGTGACCTCTACTCAACCCAACataaaggaagaggaagaaattgtTGAAGTTTTAGATTTTGAGGATGAATTTGAAGTTTTCAACCAACCCACTTCTTCGGAGAGCCTAGCTAGTGACCTCGGCACTTCATCTTCGGGACCAATAAGTCATCCACAAGAAGAAACTACCAACTCTGATACAATGGGAATTCAACGCAAAACCAGGCAGAGCCTTAGAGACATAATGGAGTCCCAAGTGGGGAGTCAAGAGCCCGAAAAGACTGTTCAAACCAAACTTCCTCAAACTAAGAATAAAAGGTCAAAAAAGTCTTCTCAACCTAAACTCCCACCTCCTCTACCCATTCAACCCAATGCATTGACCAAGCTAATCGTAAGAGAAAGAGGAATCAGTCCAAGGGCAAAAAAGTGGTTGAGGGGGGAAAGAGCCTCCCTCCCAGAGACGTGGAACCTCAAAAGGGAGTGAAGCAAGCTCGAACAACACATATGAGTCTGGAAAAAAGGGCTAAAGTTCAAGCCTCTGTATCAGCCCCTGTATGGGCCCCACCAACGATCATGAGGTTACTGTTGATGCCTCCATTAGGGTTTCTGACGCAGGAACAGCTACCTGTGTGGCAGATGTATTAGAACAAGCTCTTCTACTACCTGAGGACATGACCGAGCTAAGGCAAATGAGGAAGTAAGATGTCTTTATGACATTGAATAAGGAGTTTGCTATGGTAAGATTACCATCTAactttttttcaacttttactcattcattttttttttttacttagtttATCTGAACTGACTATGCCCatttattccttttttattgTTGTGGATAGGCTGTCCAATTTGCTCATAGGGCTGAGGAGATAGTATCAGCTCACACAGAGCATTGAAAGATGAGAAAGCTAGGTGCAACAATGCCTAGAAGACCTTTGAATTGGCGAAAAAGAAGCTTCAAGAGGTCACTGCCTAACTGAATAATGCTGAGAGCGATAAAATGAGCGTCAAGGCAGCTTTGAAAGTAACTGAAAGACAGGCTGAGACCCAACGACTACAGCTTCACCAGGCTGATGAGGATTATACTGCGGCAAAGAAGCTGATAGGGGACCTTCAGAAGAGTCCGAGGGAGTCTGAAAAGGCAAAGGAGGAGGCCAACAAAGCCAAAGAGGAAGCTGAAAAAGCCAAAGAAGAAGCCGAGAAAGCAAGGGACCAAACTGAGCAAGATGGATACGAGGTTGGGGTGGTTAAGACCGAGGAAAACCTCAGATTGCAGGTCTTGAAGGTATGTagacattactgcctccaagtatGGAATGAAGCACTTACCCAAGTTGGGGTTGATGCTTCTTCTGCCATTTGGAGGACAGAAAATGTTTACTACCCCTCAGCCATCCAGGCTTCTGCTCCATCTGTCCCCAAGGCTGATGCTGCTTCCTAGGGAGCAGATGCTGGCAAGGAAAGCTCAGTTGAAGCTCTTCCCTCCTCTGAACCTCTATCCAAGGAGATTAAACAAGCTGAGGCCACTAGACAGCCAACTGAAATAACTGAAGGGGTGGCCCATGATGCTGCTCAGCTCCCCCTTGCCCCTAAGGATTCTACCAAGGAGAAGGAAGCTACCGAGACAATGAAAATTGTCCTGCCGACCCTTCCAATCATCCCCAAGGAGGATCCAAAAGGCAAAGGGTTGGCTTCTGACCACACGGCCCCTATCCAGACTTCGAAGAATCCTAAGGGCAATCTTGTAATATAAATGAAGCCATGATTGACCCTCATCTCTTCTTTCTgctatttttaacaattttttattttatttttatgatatagTTGAATACTCTGTAAGTGAACTGTCTTTTCAAAAGACTTTAGATTAATGAAAATgccaagttttttcttttatgtgtaTGACGCTTGTATCTTTTTTTCGTATAACTTCTACTTTACTTACTGCCTAATTAATAAGACAATAATATATGCCTGGCTCTATCATCTATATAAGTGATAATTCTTTTCTAATGAATCAAAAGTTAAGTAGTCCACCCAATCTAGCAAAACACCTTTATAATTGCAAAGTCTATATATCCCAACAGAACAATCATTCACATCATTTCCAATACAACTTAATGATCTTAAGGAAATACTTAGACATGGACCAAGCAACAAATACGTTTGACATACTTACAAATACTTTAAGTGATGCTTATGAACTCCCATCTGTTCATCACTTTTTTGGGAGTTCCCAGGATATGCAATCAGAATGGCTAAACGTTGCTGAATTCAACCTTAGATGTTAGTTGACTCAAAAATGGATGGTCCGAGGCACCAGAGGgttcaatttgatatttagaaaaatgaactgaaatgttaattctcccaaagtagatggtacGAGGAGCatacgtaactaaggttctgttcaacacttaataaaatatcaatttatccaaggtatgtggtctgaggagccagacATAGCCAAtgttcagtttgatacttagaaaaatgaactaaagtgttaattttcccaaagtagatggtctggggaccagacgtaactaaggttctgttcaacacttagtaaaatatcaatttatccaaggtatatagtccgaggagtcaggcatagccaaggttcagtttgatacttagaaaaatgaactgaagtattaattttatcaaagtagatgatccaaggaccagacgtaactaagattttgttcaacacttagtaaaatatcaatttatccaaggtatgtggtccgaggagccaagcatagctaaggttcagtttgatacttagaaaaatgaactgaagtgttaatttttctaaagtagatggtctgaggatcagacgtaactaaggttctgttcaacacctagtaaaatattaatttatccaaggtatgtgatccgaggaaccaggcatagccaaggttcAGGTTGATGTGcgaaaaaattataatcaacaTAACACACAATTTCATCAGTAATAATATGGCAGAagtgtctttcattaataataataccttcgtaggttatttacattctagggatgcagtacaactttttcatctaagtccTCAAGATAATATGCCTCTATCCCAGCTACTGAAGTAATGCAATACGGTTCTTCCCAGTcaggtcccaattttccccatgcTAGGTTTTTCGCAGTGCCCAAAACCTTCCTCaataccaaatctccaggtgcaagtggcTTTAACTTTACATTGGAATCATACCCCTATTTGAGTTTGTGCTAataataagctagctgaaccatGGTGTCTTCTCCTCACTTTTCAACTAAGTCTAAGCTTTTTTCTAATAAGCCATCATTATTGCTTAGAGTGAAAGAGCTTGTCCTCAATGTTGGAAACTCGGTTTCCAGAGGGATTACTACCTCGGCTctataagtcatagagaattgTGTTGCTCCAGTGGACCTCCAAGGGGTAGTTCaatacgtccatagaacatgtgGCAGTTGTTCCACCCACCTTCCCTTCGTATCATCTAGtcttttcttaagcccattaACTATAACCTTATTGACAGCCTCGACCTGTCCATTCCCTTGCGGATAAGCTgtggtggaatatctatttgtaacgcctagatcacaacagtatcttctgaaggccttactatcaaattgtagatcgttatctgaaataagagtgTGAGGAATTCCAAACATGGTgataatatttttccagacaaatcTTTTCGCATCCAAATCCTTGATATTTgacaatggctcagcttcaaccaatttagtaaaataatctgTGCCAACAAGCAACCATCTCTTATTCCCTATTGCCTTCGGGAAAAGCCCTACAATATCTAAGCCCCACTGAGCAAAAGGCCAaaggctagatagaggattaaaAACACCCCTCAGTTGATGGATGTTGGAACCTCTGACACTAgtcacacttcttcacataatcatgtgcttctctctgcatgtttagccaccaatacccttgtgtaagagctctatgagataaagaccttcctcccgtgtgacttccacaaatcccttcgtgtaactcttccagaAGTAGTTTCGTTGCTTCAGGATGTATACATAGCAGATATGGTCCAGAAAAAGAGCATTTGTACAacttttggtcctcggatagcCAAAACCGAGGTGCTTTTCTACGTACTTTATCTGCCTCAGACTTCTCCTCGGGAAAAATATCATCCTTAAGGAATAACACTATAGGATCCTTCCAGCTAGGTCTGACCCTGATTTGATGAATTCGGATGGTGTTACCGTTCGTCCCAGTAGGTTTACACAGATCTTCAATGAGGATGACTCGAGGTAGGCCTTGAGTCGAGGAAGTTGCGAGGGTGaccaaggagtctgcatgggtatTCCTGCTCTTAGGAATTTGTACCAAAGcaaaggattcaaactttgacTGTAAATATCTCACCTGGGTCAGATACCCTTGCATTCTCGGATCTCTGACCTCTGATTCTCCTTCCACCTGGCCTACCACCAATCGAGAGTCTAAGAACATCTGCACTATTTTTCCACCCATCTTTTGAACCATAGTCATTCCTACCAGTAAAGCTTtatactcagcctcattgttggtggccgagaatcccaatcttAAGGACTTCTCCAAAGTAATTCCCTTAGGagataccaaaactagccccactCCAAATCCTTTTTGGTTCGCTGCTCCGTCAACGTACACTTTCCATAACAGAGGTTTATTGAGtgaaatcatgccaactgatttttcattcaTGTCTAGCCTCTTAGCATTCTCTTCTAGCGAGGGCTTAgcaaattctgccaccaaatcagtaAAGATTTGGCCCTTCATAGAGGTGCGAGACATatacttgatgt
It encodes:
- the LOC142625471 gene encoding uncharacterized protein LOC142625471 → MFESQLGKIIEVYVYDMVVKSKMASMHVKDLNDTFQTLRKYKLCLNASKCSFGVGSGKFLGYMVTHCGIEVNPVQVKAISNLQPSRNPKELLNKWKGFEWTEECDLVFQQLKEYLSRPPIMSRPERDEVLFAYIAVANHAVSLVLIQVDNGVQRPVYYVRKSLHEARVHYLPLEKTILAVVHATQFAKPSLEENAKRLDMNEKSVGMISLNKPLLWKVYVDGAANQKGFGVGLVLVSPKGITLEKSLRLGFSATNNEAEYKALLVGMTMVQKMGGKIVQMFLDSRLVVGQVEGESEVRDPRMQGYLTQVRYLQSKFESFALVQIPKSRNTHADSLVTLATSSTQGLPRVILIEDLCKPTGTNGNTIRIHQIRVRPSWKDPIVLFLKDDIFPEEKSEADKWGLDIVGLFPKAIGNKRWLLVGTDYFTKLVEAEPLSNIKDLDAKRFALQIDIPPQLIRKGMDRSRLSIRL